In one window of Euwallacea similis isolate ESF13 chromosome 4, ESF131.1, whole genome shotgun sequence DNA:
- the LOC136408266 gene encoding uncharacterized protein — translation MLTSEFPFVNIVVLTIVLFGNTVHCIRFRGSSRSGISKTLSHPSLSYHPRPSYHPNLSPSHYSNPIDLSYLKHRVPAPSPAASSRPIGWSVPSAQAPTHASPPSYGFNSGHSASAPSYGFKASAPLADHHTPVGPPTNVKPVGSSNSGAPPAYGWKPSETGSSPAFSAGGSHTNNPPAYGWKPSTAIGPPTNTKPLGNAPPGAPYQIHPPPYTPHNPGVPSSAHSPAYNPAGYGPPPAYSPAYSQHAHPQQNGYGYSGQSYYHAPPGVTNININNINTNTHHYGGGFGGYGGGFSYPSYHYTTSEVGSGHLGFFLGYSLAKLTTPTYHYHSFYDGYTPRYDHYEVHHYYHNRDSIPAQSTIQPNTIVGCIGDSGTICPSGTTSLCTNNGAILCVASASSTVPCSDQTQGNCVRSVVPCVNGTKDCVVGQNTTLTIPCISKAEVPGNITYINNTIIVNQTTIINNNGTQVQNGTVPMGNLTEVAVTALHSLNGNVTSDGTRSKRAAAAQINEFCVTILALPAERKPSDQQQALEKGTSIFSRILVRALGIQ, via the exons ATGTTGACCTCAGAATTTCCCTTTGTGAATATTGTGGTGCTCACCATTGTTTTATTCGGCAATACAGTGCATTGTATAAGAT TTAGAGGAAGCTCGAGAAGTGGCATCTCAAAGACTTTGTCTCATCCATCACTTTCATATCACCCAAGACCTTCGTATCACCCAAATCTCAGTCCTTCTCACTATTCAAACCCGATTGATCTATCCTACCTAAAACACCGTGTACCTGCACCCTCCCCCGCGGCAAGCTCCAGACCGATAGGATGGTCTGTCCCTTCTGCTCAGGCTCCGACCCACGCTTCTCCCCCATCATATGGGTTCAATTCTGGTCATTCAGCGAGTGCCCCTTCGTATGGATTCAAAGCCAGCGCTCCTCTTGCTGACCATCATACTCCTGTGGGTCCTCCCACTAATGTTAAGCCTGTGGGGAGTTCAAATTCCGGCGCTCCGCCCGCTTATGGATGGAAACCCAGTGAAACAGGAAGTTCTCCTGCTTTCTCGGCAGGAGGTTCTCATACAAACAACCCTCCTGCATATGGATGGAAGCCAAGTACCGCCATAGGACCTCCGACGAATACCAAACCTTTGGGGAATGCTCCACCTGGAGCTCCATATCAAA TACATCCTCCACCCTATACTCCCCACAACCCAGGAGTGCCTTCCTCAGCTCATAGTCCGGCGTATAATCCTGCAGGTTACGGACCTCCTCCTGCGTACAGTCCTGCTTATTCACAACATGCTCATCCTCAGCAGAACG gtTATGGCTATTCGGGCCAGTCCTATTACCATGCTCCACCCGGAGTTACCAACATAAACATTAATAACATAAACACCAACACACATCATTACGGTGGCGGCTTTGGAGGCTATGGAGGGGGCTTCAGCTACCCTTCATACCACTATACCACCAGCGAAGTTGGAAGTGGCCATTTGGGATTCTTCCTGGGCTATTCATTGGCCAAACTTACCACCCCTACATATCACTATCATTCGTTCTATGATGGGTACACCCCCAGGTACGACCACTATGAAGTGCACCACTACTATCACAATAGAGATTCAATTCCTGCTCAAAGCACCATTCAACCTAATACCATCGTGGGCTGCATTGGTGACAGTGGTACCATCTGCCCCTCAGGTACCACTTCTCTATGCACAAATAATGGCGCTATTTTGTGCGTCGCTAGTGCATCTAGCACTGTGCCCTGCTCGGATCAAACACAAGGAAATTGCGTGCGTTCGGTGGTGCCCTGCGTCAATGGTACTAAAGATTGCGTTGTGGGACAAAATACTACATTAACAATTCCGTGCATATCCAAGGCTGAAGTACCCGGCAATATCACTTATATCAACAATACTATCATTGTGAACCAGACtacaataattaacaataatggGACGCAGGTCCAGAACGGAACCGTCCCTATGGGGAACCTTACGGAGGTGGCAGTGACTGCGCTGCATAGTCTTAATGGTAATGTTACCTCAGACGGTACTAGAAGTAAAAGAGCGGCTGCAGCACAAATCAATGAATTTTGCGTGACAATTCTGGCTTTGCCTGCTGAAAGAAAGCCCAGCGACCAACAGCAAGCCTTGGAAAAAGGGACGTCaatattttccagaattttagTCAGGGCTCTTGGAATACAGTAA